The following coding sequences lie in one Takifugu rubripes chromosome 8, fTakRub1.2, whole genome shotgun sequence genomic window:
- the LOC101068603 gene encoding FERM and PDZ domain-containing protein 4-like isoform X2, translated as MFGFSRMSKLSSHKNKISGWPPPGPGSWGGLQGPPYSWDSMNSSRERRDCLTNQVSQSSSLEEVPLDGVPPAPRLVEMRRDPVLGFGFVAGSEKPVVVRSVTPGGPSEGKMLPGDEIIMINDEPVSSAPRERVIDLVRSCKESILLTVVQPYPSPKSAFISAAKKAMLKSNPVKVRFAEEVIINGQVPNPVKDNSLLFMPNVLKVYLENGQTKSFRFDSSTSIKDVILTLQEKLSIKCIEHFSLVLEQRTEGSGSRLLLLHEQEMLSQVTLRPGSDKMKCFFRVSFMPRDPMELLRRDAVAFEYLYLQSCNDVILERFGPELKSNAALRLAALQMYILTMTTRQSQKVSLKYIQKEWGLSLFLPPAVLSSMKEKNIKKALTHILKTNQNLVPPGKKLTALQAKVHYLRYLSELKLYGGREFQSILLQGEKQTEVTLLVGPRYGISHVINTRTNLVALLADFSHVNRIEILTEDETNVRLELHVLDVRPITLIMESSDAMNLACLTAGYYRLLVDARRSIFSISQYNFTGGDDGEDRVLEWPYSTSLGNEEPLSYQEDSYNRDSEHSGNRQSDNSISPYFHERQNPDRDTERESPLPPPLPPATRHKPQDSPRSAKVSFIFGGDPPLNKQRNLVYERLLESPDAPEHRRPYVNNRSFQPRDRGAFQFTALTHVYSNIITEEGGDEPLLRDLMYRDTTDDVEDDDDGSGEEEFAGGTPVGDSRVSGGENCGNQAALTTAAGKATFLALSGTSDDIIDLTSLPPPEGDNGVDDNEEDMLLQTLNLAIAAPPPGFQDSSDEDTAPEGRPLSTNANDDIPVSLIDAIPTRELEEEDKVGERQLGNGLVNSVQARTSNTSEQRPPLPPPNSNNPGVYMSRGFSPVSSSDSGNETNSSEMTEIFELAASHKLSETHMRLLVATREGYQPLLEEKTEFPVSPSTGGAAPRKPQSPTRHLQPPAVPPRLSPQLDAAASGPDSLEVRPQPSLSSTLQRPSSTTPGGKHQRKSADSSGKYNTFSTRDGHRGECVSSRNRLDLDQRTSFCDRGESQRRQHPVLFENSEAGCLVNNLPRDHRRNPHPPSSTSDHLLNVNLGSCGADNGAAAVEQDEHLVVASLLSPTKKSRAGGSDQGSDIQSDHPPLSRQQSVARLCEYHLAKRISNLQGEAHSSLQGSLCSSLDAGGSNNSSTCPTPTDSPLGPGACESKHHHLQRHPLSNSSSSLLRVLNYEDNKTGMSRTLPNTKAKDLHPHADPALLRKMLPNIHPAGAGAEAGRPSSATPSKHKDNTGPGGKRPQYDLHAKQQASGKGLNQKEGSEAYRQLINYLTVSQMHQGGKLHSAGMGGAVKKDTRRFITSNPQLVEMVKNRANTIARCPCAPSSVTSPFLSPNQLTPSAAAMQQTNKSPQSYHSATLPAKLKRSPDIHSQRSNDSLEFRAANADRRSSFSGLEGELERSGMDPEQFLSMYMKEGLNNHEGGFHDSGGSNHPPPRSRSQPGGSAEDWFRPDPRTKQGVRQSPHPLQNDDSLAFQAPSNVGGQRADFNSLSLGREHSSAFTSHASASSRACISSPSPHRQISPPLPPPPPPPPLPLATQASGNSECAHNATHGATQFRQNQNHIQPVTPTLRQTEPFSSSLQRGREITRSSSTVTASSGSVEALFEKPTRSRSQQPVAQPAPQQGETKVQRRPTRKRLSKSYSQGSVSSNTTCWSTSSRVDSRRASVAFPLQKDSKHIKGSQKLDTSPWRCNGPFSYCFFKRKSDGEEDEIEWERPRQSRGGNSFDNGAASAASPCGSALDSAGEQLYGEVLNNMSFSDRLARINALKDRMYTFPSGFTDVRRDASELIALVRSSVGRCDRGPQMPFQDVSQFKQLLSVESKELGRACRRMAQAHGSPEEMLLAVTCSFQVLCCLCEACMALVRGLGASASHQQREVVAKVDEVVMNYICLLKAAEAATVGAPGEYSVKALVRHSSTMSAIANALTRSLKTLLSK; from the exons ccacaaaaacaaaatctcCGGCTGGCCACCCCCCGGCCCGGGCTCCTGGGGCGGGCTGCAGGGACCCCCGTACAGCTGGGACAGCATGAACAGCAGCAGGGAAAGACGGGACTGCCTCACCAA CCAAGTATCGCAGAGCAGCTCCCTGGAGGAGGTCCCCCTGGATGGGGTTCCCCCGGCACCTCGTCTGGTGGAGATGAGACGGGACCCTGTCCTGGGATTCGGCTTTGTGGCCGGAAGTGAGAAACCTGTTGTGGTCCGCTCTGTCACGCCAG GCGGTCCTTCGGAGGGAAAGATGTTGCCAGGCGATGAGATCATCATGATCAACGACGAACCCGTCAGCTCGGCTCCTCGAGAGCGAGTCATCGATCTTGTCAG GAGCTGCAAGGAATCCATCCTGTTGACTGTGGTGCAGCCCTATCCT TCCCCTAAGTCAGCGTTCATCAGTGCAGCCAAAAAGGCTATGCTCAAGTCCAATCCGGTCAAAGTGCGCTTTGCAGAGGAGGTCATTATAAACGGCCAGGTTCCA AACCCGGTGAAGGACAATTCTCTTCTGTTCATGCCAAATGTCCTAAAAGTGTATCTGGAGAACGGGCAGACAAAGTCGTTCCGCTTCGACAGCAGCACCTCCAttaag GATGTGATCCTGaccctgcaggagaagctgtcAATCAAATGCATTGAGCACTTCTCTCtggtgctggagcagaggaCGGAGGGTTCCGGCAGCAGACTGCTTCTCCTGCATGAACAGGAGATGCTCTCTCAG GTGACCCTGAGGCCTGGCTCTGATAAAATGAAGTGTTTCTTCAGGGTTAGCTTCATGCCCAGAGACCCCATGGAACTGCTGCGGAGAGACGCCGTGGCGTTTGAGTACCTCTACCTACAA agttGTAACGACGTGATCTTGGAACGCTTCGGCCCGGAACTGAAGTCTAACGCCGCACTGCGACTGGCTGCCCTGCAGATGTACATCCTCACCATGACCACCAGGCAGAGCCAGAAGGTCTCGCTCAAGTACATCCA GAAGGAGTGGGGTCTTTCGCTGttcctgccccctgctgtgctgtCCAGCATGAAGGAGAAAAACATCAAGAAAGCTCTGACGCACATCCTCAAAACCAACCAAAACCTCGTGCCTCCGGGGAAAAAA CTGACTGCTCTGCAGGCCAAGGTGCATTACCTGAGGTACCTCAGCGAGCTCAAACTGTATGGAGGGAGGGAATTTCAGTCCATTCTTTTG CAAGGGGAGAAACAGACAGAGGTGACGCTGCTGGTGGGGCCTCGTTACGGCATCAGTCACGTCATCAACACACGGACCAACCTGGTGGCCCTGTTGGCCGATTTCAGCCACGTCAACCGCATCGAGATCCTGACGGAGGATGAGACCAACGTCCGGCTTGAGCTACATGTGCTGGATGTGAGG CCCATCACGCTCATCATGGAGTCGAGCGACGCCATGAACCTGGCCTGTTTAACAGCAGGCTACTATCGCCTCCTAGTGGATGCCAGGAGGTCGATATTCAGCATTTCCCAGTATAATTTCACTGGAGGGGATGACG GGGAAGATCGAGTCCTGGAATGGCCGTACAGCACATCGCTAGGGAATGAAGAACCTCTGTCTTATCAGGAAGACAGCTACAACAGAGACTCTGAGCACTCAGGCAACAGGCAAAGTGACAACAGCATCTCCCCCTACTTCCACGAACGCCAAAACCCCGACAGGGACACGGAGCGGGAGAGTCCAttgccccctcctcttcccccagCCACCAGACACAAACCTCAAGATTCCCCTCGGAGCGCCAAGGTTTCAttcatttttgggggggacCCACCATTGAACAAGCAAAGGAACTTGGTTTATGAGCGACTGCTCGAAAGCCCCGACGCACCGGAGCACAGGCGACCCTACGTGAACAACAGGAGCTTTCAGCCACGGGACAGAGGAGCGTTCCAGTTTACCGCACTGACACACGTCTATAGCAATATTATAACcgaggaaggaggagacgagCCTCTGCTCAGGGATCTGATGTATCGTGACACTACAGACGACGTGGAGGATGACGACGATGGTTCTGGCGAAGAGGAGTTTGCGGGCGGGACGCCAGTTGGTGACAGCAGAGTCAGCGGGGGTGAAAATTGTGGTAATCAAGCGGCATTAACCACAGCAGCTGGGAAGGCGACGTTCCTCGCACTTTCTGGTACGAGTGACGACATCATTGACCTGACGTCCCTGCCTCCCCCCGAGGGGGACAATGGCGTTGATGATAATGAAGAGGACATGCTGCTGCAGACGCTGAACCTCGCCATCGCCGCTCCCCCGCCAGGCTTTCAGGACAGTTCGGACGAGGACACGGCGCCTGAGGGAAGGCCGCTGAGCACAAACGCCAACGACGACATCCCGGTGTCACTAATTGACGCTATTCCGACACGTGAGCTTGAGGAAGAGGATAAAGTAGGGGAAAGACAGCTGGGGAACGGGCTCGTGAACTCTGTCCAGGCTCGAACCTCCAACACTTCAGAGCAGAGGCCTCCTCTGCCCCCACCTAACAGCAACAACCCAG GAGTTTACATGTCACGAGGCTTTAGTCCAGTGTCCTCCTCTGATTCTGGTAATGAGACCAACTCCTCAGAGATGACTGAAATCTTTGAGCTCGCTGCTTCTCATAAACTCAGTGAGACCCACATGCGTCTTCTGGTGGCCACAAGAGAAGGATACCAACCATTACTCGAGGAGAAAACAGAATTCCCCGTGTCCCCGagcacaggaggagcagcgccAAGAAAACCCCAAAGTCCGACACGCCACCTCCAACCTCCAGCGGTACCCCCGAGACTGAGCCCCCAGTTGGACGCTGCGGCATCAGGGCCAGACTCTTTGGAGGTGAGGCCACAGCCGAGCCTCTCATCAACCCTTCAGCGCCCGAGTTCCACGACGCCCGGAGGCAAGCACCAGAGAAAGTCCGCAGATTCTAGTGGGAAGTATAATACTTTCAGCACAAGGGACGGACATcggggggagtgtgtgagcaGCCGCAACCgtctggacctggaccagcGGACTTCTTTTTGTGACCGTGGGGAAAGTCAAAGAAGACAGCACCCAGTGTTGTTTGAGAATTCGGAAGCCGGATGCCTTGTGAACAACCTCCCTCGCGACCATCGTAGAAACCCGCACCCTCCGTCCTCTACCTCCGACCACCTGTTGAACGTCAACCTCGGGAGCTGCGGTGCAGATAATGGAGCCGCAGCCGTTGAGCAGGATGAACATCTAGTTGTAGCGTCATTATTGTCCCCAACCAAAAAATCAAGGGCAGGTGGATCGGATCAGGGCTCAGACATTCAAAGTGACCACCCCCCGCTTTCTAGACAGCAGAGCGTCGCAAGGTTGTGTGAATACCATCTAGCCAAAAGGATTTCAAATTTGCAAGGGGAGGCCCACAGTTCCCTCCAGGGATCTCTGTGTTCCTCATTAGATGCTGGTGGAAGCAATAATAGCAGCACTTGCCCCACGCCAACTGACTCACCATTAGGGCCTGGTGCCTGTGAATCAAAACACCACCACTTGCAAAGACACCCACTGTCCAATTCCTCCTCGTCATTACTCAGGGTGCTAAACTATGAAGATAACAAAACTGGAATGTCCCGTACCCTTCCTAACACGAAGGCAAAGGATCTCCATCCTCATGCAGATCCTGCCCTCCTTCGGAAAATGCTGCCCAACATCCACCCTGCGGGCGCAGGGGCTGAGGCAGGCCGCCCTTCCTCGGCGACCCCATCTAAGCATAAGGACAACACAGGTCCTGGAGGTAAAAGGCCACAGTATGACCTGCATGCCAAACAACAGGCCAGTGGAAAAGGTCTGAACCAAAAGGAGGGCAGTGAGGCCTACAGACAGCTGATAAACTATCTCACAGTCAGTCAGATGCATCAGGGAGGGAAGCTCCACAGCGCAGGCATGGGAGGGGCAGTGAAAAAAGACACAAGGCGTTTTATCACCAGCAACCCACAGCTTGTTGAAATGGTTAAGAACAGGGCAAACACGATAGCCCGCTGCCCGTGTGCGCCTTCTTCTGTAACATCTCCATTTCTAAGTCCAAATCAATTAACACCTAGTGCTGCCGCCATGcagcaaacaaataaaagtcCTCAGTCATATCACTCAGCCACACTACCTGCCAAACTCAAAAGAAGCCCTGATATTCATTCCCAGAGGTCAAACGACAGTCTTGAATTCAGGGCAGCTAATGCTGACAGGAGAAGCTCCTTTTCAGGTCTAGAAGGCGAGCTGGAGCGGAGTGGTATGGATCCGGAGCAGTTCCTCTCCATGTATATGAAAGAGGGCTTAAACAACCACGAAGGGGGTTTCCATGACAGTGGCGGCAGCAACCATCCCCCACCAAGGTCAAGAAGCCAGCCCGGGGGCAGTGCTGAAGACTGGTTCAGACCAGACCCAAGAACTAAACAGGGAGTTCGACAGTCACCTCACCCACTCCAAAACGATGATTCTCTTGCTTTCCAGGCTCCCTCCAACGTGGGTGGTCAACGAGCAGATTTCAACTCTCTCTCGCTAGGAAGGGAGCATTCTTCTGCGTTCACCAGCCACGCCTCTGCCAGCAGTCGGGCTTGTATTTCATCACCATCTCCTCACCGTCAAATTTCACCTCCcctgccaccgccgccgccacctcctcctttGCCTCTTGCCACTCAAGCCAGTGGTAACTCAGAATGCGCACATAACGCTACCCACGGCGCTACCCAGTTCCGACAGAACCAGAATCACATCCAGCCCGTTACCCCAACCCTGCGTCAGACCGAGCCCTTCAGCAGTAGTTTGCAGCGGGGCAGGGAGATCACACGGAGCTCCAGCACTGTCACCGCCAGCTCTGGCAGCGTGGAGGCTCTGTTTGAAAAGCCGACCCGAAGCCGGAGTCAGCAACCTGTGGCGCAACCTGCACCCCAGCAAGGTGAGACGAAGGTCCAGAGAAGGCCTACAAGGAAGCGACTGTCGAAGAGCTACTCCCAAGGTTCTGTGTCTTCCAACACCACCTGTTGGTCCACAAGCAGCAGGGTTGACAGTCGAAGGGCGTCCGTGGCGTTCCCACTCCAGAAGGATTCAAAACACATAAAGGGCTCTCAAAAACTAGACACAAGTCCGTGGCGATGCAACGGGCCCTttagttattgtttttttaagcgTAAAAGTGACGGCGAGGAGGATGAGATCGAATGGGAGAGGCCCAGACAAAGCCGTGGTGGAAACAGTTTTGATAACggcgctgcttctgctgcttcgcCCTGTGGCTCAGCCTTGGACTCAGCCGGGGAGCAGCTGTACGGAGAAGTCCTCAATAACATGAGCTTTAGCGACCGCTTGGCACGAATCAACGCGCTAAAGGACCGCATGTACACCTTCCCGTCAGGCTTCACCGATGTCCGCCGGGATGCCAGTGAGCTCATTGCGCTGGTCAGGTCCAGTGTGGGTCGCTGCGATCGTGGACCACAGATGCCTTTCCAGGATGTGTCGCAGTTCAAGCAGCTCCTCTCAGTGGAATCAAAAGAATTAGGCCGGGCCTGCAGACGCATGGCACAGGCCCACGGTAGCCCAGAGGAGATGCTGCTAGCTGTAACATGTAGCTTCCAGGTGCTATGCTGTCTCTGCGAAGCGTGTATGGCTCTTGTTCGGGGACTGGGAGCCTCAGCCTCACACCAACAGAGAGAGGTCGTGGCCAAGGTTGATGAGGTTGTCATGAACTATATCTGTTTGCTAAAAGCCGCTGAGGCTGCCACTGTGGGAGCACCAGGTGAGTACAGTGTAAAAGCCTTGGTCCGCCATTCGAGTACAATGTCGGCCATCGCTAACGCACTCACCCGCTCTCTTAAAACGCTGCTTAGCAAGTAG